One window of Flexivirga oryzae genomic DNA carries:
- a CDS encoding LysR family transcriptional regulator, translating to MLEVRRLRLLRELSGRGTIAEVAEALHLSPSSISQQLSQLEREVGVPLLRKTGRRLELTPAAAVLVEHTERILSELEEAESAAVGLSGEASGTLRIAVFQSAAVAFMPRLLAELATAHPRLRVTMSQREPEEGLRETAAHEFDLVIAEQYPHHAAPRHPSLDRVPLTTDSLHLAVPVDGAAFAGVESIEQAGGLPWVMEPQGAASRHWAEQLCRQAGFEPDVRFETDDLQAHVALIESGNAVAVLPDLMLVPRRPRARLIELPGRPRRSVFTSVRRSSTGTPAVRACRSVLAEVFPTTVELT from the coding sequence ATGCTCGAAGTCCGAAGACTGCGCCTGCTGCGTGAGCTCAGCGGCCGCGGCACCATCGCCGAGGTCGCCGAGGCACTGCACCTCAGCCCGTCGTCGATCTCGCAGCAGTTGAGCCAGCTGGAGCGTGAGGTCGGTGTCCCGCTGCTGCGCAAGACGGGGCGGCGGCTGGAGCTGACACCGGCTGCCGCCGTCCTCGTGGAGCACACCGAGCGCATCCTCAGCGAGCTGGAGGAGGCGGAGAGCGCGGCCGTCGGCCTGTCCGGGGAGGCGTCCGGCACGCTGCGGATCGCGGTGTTCCAGTCGGCCGCCGTCGCATTCATGCCGCGATTGCTGGCCGAGTTGGCGACCGCGCATCCGCGGCTACGGGTCACCATGTCGCAGCGCGAGCCCGAGGAAGGGCTGCGCGAGACCGCGGCGCACGAGTTCGACCTGGTGATCGCCGAGCAGTACCCGCACCATGCCGCTCCGCGGCACCCGTCCCTGGATCGGGTCCCGCTGACGACCGACTCGTTGCATCTCGCCGTCCCGGTCGACGGCGCGGCATTCGCGGGAGTGGAGTCCATCGAGCAGGCGGGTGGCCTGCCCTGGGTGATGGAGCCACAGGGTGCGGCGTCGCGGCACTGGGCCGAACAACTGTGTCGGCAGGCCGGGTTCGAGCCGGACGTCCGCTTCGAGACCGATGACCTGCAGGCCCACGTCGCGTTGATCGAGTCGGGTAACGCGGTGGCCGTGCTGCCGGATCTGATGCTGGTGCCCCGGCGTCCGCGGGCACGACTGATCGAGCTGCCGGGCCGGCCGAGGCGGTCGGTATTCACCTCGGTGAGGAGGTCGAGCACCGGCACGCCCGCCGTGCGCGCGTGCCGGTCGGTGCTTGCGGAGGTGTTCCCGACGACGGTCGAGCTGACCTGA
- a CDS encoding TetR/AcrR family transcriptional regulator produces MTSAVEEPTPRRRGRPGKDQETVLREAIELFNLQGYDATSMGDLAARLGFTKSALYHHVPSKEHLLQQALDEALDNLSEAVAAARADSSVTALERLRRAVRGSVDVLIEHLPAVTLLLRVRGNTPAEVAALKRRRELDAQLAQLVADAAAEGGIRTDIPADLISRLLFGMVNSLAEWVRPSGRTSPDTIADALTAIAFEGLLAPL; encoded by the coding sequence ATGACATCCGCCGTCGAGGAGCCGACCCCGCGTCGTCGCGGCAGGCCCGGCAAGGACCAGGAGACCGTGCTGCGCGAGGCGATCGAGCTGTTCAACCTGCAGGGGTATGACGCCACCAGCATGGGCGACCTCGCCGCCCGCCTGGGTTTCACCAAATCGGCGCTCTACCACCACGTTCCGAGCAAGGAACACCTGCTGCAACAGGCTCTCGACGAAGCGCTGGACAACCTGTCCGAAGCCGTCGCGGCGGCGCGAGCCGACAGTTCGGTGACGGCGCTGGAGCGACTGCGGCGCGCTGTGCGCGGCAGCGTCGACGTGCTGATCGAGCACCTCCCTGCCGTGACTCTGCTGCTGCGGGTCCGCGGCAACACCCCGGCGGAGGTCGCTGCCCTGAAGCGGCGCCGCGAGCTGGACGCGCAGCTGGCGCAGTTGGTCGCGGATGCGGCGGCCGAGGGCGGCATACGCACCGACATACCGGCCGACCTGATCAGCCGGTTGCTCTTCGGCATGGTCAACTCACTCGCCGAATGGGTGCGGCCGAGCGGCCGCACCAGCCCGGACACGATCGCCGACGCACTCACCGCCATCGCCTTCGAAGGCTTGCTCGCGCCGCTCTGA